Within Bacillus sp. FJAT-45350, the genomic segment CTGAGAAGTAAAAATTAACTCCACAAATAGCTAAAGGGTTGTGCCTAGTTAGCACGACCCTTTAGTTACTATGTGAAGAAAGTTTCTCATCCAACACATTTTTTCATTTAGTTGTTTTTAATTTCTAACGCACGGTCATACATTTCTTGAGCTGGTACACCTTGTGCTTCCATATCTGCAATCCACCCATCAATAATCGGTTGGAAAGCTTCTTCCCAAGCAGCTAACTTTTCACCTTCTAGCTCAATGAATTCAACGCCACTTCCAATTCCAGCTTCATATCCTTTTTCAATTCCTCCGTCAAATACTCTTCCAGCATGCATGGACATTTCTAATTGTGTTAAATTATCTAGAATTTCTCTATCAGAATCTGAAAGACTATTGTAAACATCTGTGTTTATAGTAGCAAAGAAAGGTGTTGCAGAGAAGTTCCCCATTGTTACATATTTTACAACCTCATGGAAGCTGTAATCTGCAAGTTGAGAAGATGGAACCATAGCTGCGTCAACTGCTCCTCTTTCTAATGCTTCAAATACTTCACCCATAGGCATTGTTACCGGTGTTGCCCCTAATGCTTCTAACATTTGAGCTCCTGCTGGTGAAGGTGTACGTACACGTAAACCTCTTAAATCTTCAGGTGTTTCAATTTTTTTGTTAGGACTTAAAAGTTGAGCCGGTTCAGCAGTGAATAAGAATAATGGAGTTGTTTCACCATGCTCTTCTTTTAACACGTCAAACTCTTCATATAATGTCCAGAAAATTTCTCCACCCTTTTCAGCAGATTGTACTAAGAAAGGTAAATCAATAATTGTTGAAATCGGAAACCTACCAGCTGAATAAGCATGTACACTCAGTGCAATATCAGCTTCACCAGTTACTGCCATATCATAATGTGCACCTGGTGCACCTAATTGGTTGTTATCGTAAATATCTGCAGTAATTCTTCCATTTGTTTGTTCACTTAATTCTTCAGCAAACGGTACTAGTACGCCCGTATGAATATCATGATTAGCCGGTAAAAAGTGCGAAATCATCAAGTTATGAGATTGTCCTTCATCTCCAGCCCCATTACTATCACTACCGTTATCGTTACTTGTTTCTGTTGAACCACATGCAGTAACAATTAGTAATAGAAAAGACAACGTTAAAGATAATACTAAATACTTTTTACTACTCATTTTTTACCTACCCCTTTTTATCTATCTGTATAAAAATTCTGACTACGTAGAATAATATATCATTTGTCGAATTATATTAAAAATATTTAAAATATTTGTTTTCTATACGAAAAAAGTATATGTTAGTATTAATCTAGGAAGAAGAGCTTAGTTTTAACAGATTTTATCTAGCATCTCCTTCTTTAATAAGTAAAAAAAGTAGAAATTAGACACTTATTAATATAACAATACATTCTTTTTTTACTTTTTCGGGAGGTTCTATTCTATGGATATTCGACAATTACGTTATTTTTCTGCAATAGCTGAAGAAGGTCAAATTACACGAGCAGCAAAAAAGCTTCATATCGCGCAACCTCCACTCAGTGCCCAGCTGAAATCATTAGAGCAAGAATTAGGTGTACTATTAGTTGAAAGAAATGGTAGAAATATAGTGTTAACAGAAGCTGGTAACAAATTGTATCAGAAGGCGAAGAGTATACTACAGCAAATGGATGAAACGATTTTAGAAATTAAGGAAATAGATGAAGGTTTAAAAGGAACACTGACAATCGGTTCTGTGAAGTCAGCTTTTTCATATATACCGAAAAGAATGCGATTGTTCCGTGAAGAGCACCCTTTTGTAAAATTTCATTTAAAAGAAGGAGATTCTTCTCGTTTAGCTGAGGAAATTATTAATAGGGAGATAGAGCTTGCGATCGTAAGACTTCCCCTTAATATGAATACATTTAATTACTTATTATTACCAACAGACACTTTCGTTCTAGCAGTTCCTGAAGAATGGAATTTACCTAGTACAATAAAAATGAAAGACATCTCTGAGATTCCGCTCATGTTATTACATCGAGTAAGTGGGACTGGACTTTATGAACTTGTTTTAGAAGAATGCAAAAAACATCAGGTTGAGCCAAATATTATTTGTGAATGCCCAGATGCAGCTATGCTACTATCTTTAGTTAAGGCGCGAGTAGGTGCTTCTTTACTACCAAAATCAACAATTCATACCTTGCCTCTAAATGGCATAAAACTAATAGATATTGAGGATACTAATTTAAAAACAGAAGCTGCTGTAATTTGGTTAAAAGATCGCTACTTAACAAAAAATGCTACACGTTTCCTTGAAACATTTAGAAACGTAGATTAATTCATACATGTGGGATGCGTTTCTCCTATTATAATACTTATTCATTTGCTTTACTTCTTTTCTATTATTCATTTTCAATAAGAACATCTACCCTATCTTCTTTGTTCTATCCATTAATATATGTTTATAAATATAGGTATAAGATATACTCATGACTTCATTTGTTAAGGAGGCTACATTGGACTAGTTTACTATCATCTTTAAACATAATTATTTACTCTATGAAAATTAGTAAATAATGTTTTAATTCTCAAGTCTTTTTTCTTTCAATTTAAGTACTAGTTTATTATAATTACAATATAATAATAATTATTGTTTTATAGTTTGTAAGTTTCTTACGCCTTAAGGCAAAATTATTTTCTACTTAC encodes:
- a CDS encoding LysR family transcriptional regulator; amino-acid sequence: MDIRQLRYFSAIAEEGQITRAAKKLHIAQPPLSAQLKSLEQELGVLLVERNGRNIVLTEAGNKLYQKAKSILQQMDETILEIKEIDEGLKGTLTIGSVKSAFSYIPKRMRLFREEHPFVKFHLKEGDSSRLAEEIINREIELAIVRLPLNMNTFNYLLLPTDTFVLAVPEEWNLPSTIKMKDISEIPLMLLHRVSGTGLYELVLEECKKHQVEPNIICECPDAAMLLSLVKARVGASLLPKSTIHTLPLNGIKLIDIEDTNLKTEAAVIWLKDRYLTKNATRFLETFRNVD
- a CDS encoding TRAP transporter substrate-binding protein; translated protein: MSSKKYLVLSLTLSFLLLIVTACGSTETSNDNGSDSNGAGDEGQSHNLMISHFLPANHDIHTGVLVPFAEELSEQTNGRITADIYDNNQLGAPGAHYDMAVTGEADIALSVHAYSAGRFPISTIIDLPFLVQSAEKGGEIFWTLYEEFDVLKEEHGETTPLFLFTAEPAQLLSPNKKIETPEDLRGLRVRTPSPAGAQMLEALGATPVTMPMGEVFEALERGAVDAAMVPSSQLADYSFHEVVKYVTMGNFSATPFFATINTDVYNSLSDSDREILDNLTQLEMSMHAGRVFDGGIEKGYEAGIGSGVEFIELEGEKLAAWEEAFQPIIDGWIADMEAQGVPAQEMYDRALEIKNN